Proteins from a genomic interval of Paenibacillus sp. FSL H8-0048:
- a CDS encoding DUF3397 domain-containing protein, with protein MLSVIPIVPFLIVYFAGIGLRHDKRKTMMLAMDVTTLFLLLSVSGLFNIIFDSTFGFFLILLIVLISAGLIGGAQNRLKGGVDGKRLLRAVWRLSFFFLGVGYVLFMVVGLIQYISQAM; from the coding sequence GTGTTAAGCGTTATTCCGATTGTTCCTTTTTTGATTGTATATTTCGCAGGAATCGGGCTCAGGCATGATAAGAGGAAAACAATGATGCTGGCGATGGACGTAACTACTTTATTTTTATTGCTGTCAGTTTCGGGACTGTTTAATATTATTTTTGACTCAACCTTTGGATTCTTTCTTATACTACTTATTGTATTAATATCCGCCGGACTGATTGGCGGCGCCCAAAACCGCCTCAAAGGAGGGGTGGACGGAAAACGGTTACTTCGTGCTGTGTGGCGGCTTTCTTTCTTTTTCCTGGGCGTAGGTTACGTATTATTTATGGTTGTAGGCCTCATTCAATACATATCACAAGCGATGTAA
- a CDS encoding peptide ABC transporter substrate-binding protein: MKKSKSLLLMIAIVLVIGTVLAGCGGNKNNSGTNAAATTAPEGSTNTGTTGDEKLAADQTLRVNLTAEPPTFNPAQAQDSQANTVLKTMYEGLTRMNDETGQAEPGIAEKWDISADGLVYTFHLRDAQWSNGDPVEAADFVRAWKIVLDPNTDPTAPYAYQLYYLKNGEEYYTKKVADFNEVGVKAVDAKTLEVTLKAPTPYFLGLLSFYTYYPVHKSVEGNAKWATSKDTMITNGAFTLTEWTTGQSLQVSKNDKYWDAASIKLAKIDFSLVNSGATELLSYKNGELDRAGAPHGEIPQEQVPIVQKELPNEFQRKGIASTYYYEFNITEKPFNNVKIRKALAMTVNRQSLIDNVAQGGQLPAFGFVPPGIAGADGEFRNAVKDDYFKEDAEEAKKLLAEGLAEEGLTALPPVELSYNTSEGHKKIALAVADMWKQALGITVNTVNQEWAVFIDNRQNLNYQIARAGWTADYNDPMTFLDMWVTGGGNNDTGYANPEYDKLIQEAKTSSDLAKRQELFAQAEKMIIQDDMILIPFYYYTNNSLTKEYLKGVTLDFSGAIDFTRAYLLEH, from the coding sequence ATGAAGAAGAGTAAAAGTCTATTGCTCATGATCGCAATAGTTCTGGTGATCGGCACAGTGCTTGCTGGCTGCGGCGGAAACAAGAACAATAGCGGTACTAATGCTGCGGCGACGACTGCACCAGAGGGCAGCACGAACACAGGAACAACAGGTGACGAGAAGCTGGCTGCTGACCAGACACTTAGAGTCAACCTGACTGCAGAACCACCTACGTTTAACCCTGCACAAGCTCAGGACAGCCAAGCCAACACCGTCCTGAAAACTATGTATGAAGGCTTGACCCGCATGAATGATGAAACTGGCCAAGCTGAGCCGGGTATTGCTGAGAAGTGGGATATTTCCGCTGACGGACTGGTATATACGTTCCACCTGCGCGATGCACAGTGGAGCAACGGTGACCCTGTAGAAGCTGCTGATTTCGTTCGCGCATGGAAAATCGTGCTCGACCCTAACACAGATCCTACTGCACCTTACGCTTATCAATTGTACTACCTGAAGAATGGTGAAGAATACTATACTAAGAAAGTTGCAGATTTCAACGAAGTGGGCGTAAAAGCTGTTGACGCGAAAACTCTTGAAGTTACGCTTAAAGCACCAACTCCTTACTTCCTTGGTCTTCTGTCCTTCTATACTTATTACCCTGTACACAAATCCGTTGAGGGTAATGCTAAATGGGCTACAAGCAAAGATACTATGATCACTAACGGCGCGTTCACACTGACTGAGTGGACTACCGGCCAATCTCTGCAAGTTAGCAAGAACGATAAGTACTGGGATGCTGCAAGCATCAAACTGGCTAAAATCGACTTCTCCCTGGTTAACAGTGGAGCAACTGAACTCTTGAGCTACAAGAACGGCGAACTGGACCGCGCTGGTGCACCTCACGGTGAAATCCCGCAAGAACAGGTGCCAATCGTACAGAAAGAGCTTCCTAACGAATTCCAGAGAAAAGGTATCGCAAGTACCTACTACTATGAATTCAACATCACTGAAAAACCATTCAATAACGTTAAAATCCGTAAAGCATTGGCTATGACAGTTAACCGTCAATCGCTGATTGACAACGTAGCACAGGGCGGACAGCTTCCTGCGTTCGGCTTCGTACCTCCGGGTATCGCTGGCGCTGACGGTGAATTCCGTAATGCGGTTAAAGACGATTACTTCAAAGAAGATGCAGAAGAAGCTAAGAAATTGCTGGCAGAAGGTCTGGCTGAAGAAGGTCTGACTGCATTGCCGCCAGTTGAATTGTCCTACAACACAAGTGAAGGCCACAAGAAAATCGCTTTGGCTGTAGCTGATATGTGGAAACAGGCTCTGGGTATCACTGTTAACACGGTGAACCAGGAGTGGGCAGTATTCATCGACAACCGTCAGAACCTGAACTACCAGATCGCACGTGCCGGCTGGACTGCGGATTACAATGATCCAATGACCTTCCTGGATATGTGGGTAACAGGCGGCGGTAACAATGATACAGGTTACGCTAACCCTGAGTATGACAAGCTGATTCAAGAAGCGAAAACAAGCTCTGACCTGGCAAAACGCCAAGAGTTGTTTGCTCAGGCTGAGAAAATGATCATTCAGGATGACATGATCCTGATTCCATTCTACTACTACACCAACAACTCCCTGACTAAAGAGTACCTCAAAGGTGTAACTCTTGACTTCAGCGGTGCCATTGACTTCACTCGTGCTTACCTGCTTGAGCACTAA